CCAGGACGGCCTCGACCTCGGCCGCGGGCATCTCCCAGAGCGGTCTGCCGCCGGCGATCACGCCGGCCACCGCGAGCGCGGCGTCCAGGCCGCCGAACTCGCGCTCGGCCAGCTCGACCGCGGACCGCAGCGCGGTCTCGTCGGTGGCGTCGGCGACCACGGTCCGGACCCGGTCGCCGGCGAGCGCGTCGAGCTCGGCCCTGGTCCCCATCCCGTACGGCAGCCGCGGGTCGTCGGCGGCCCGGTCCACCGCGACGACCGACCAGCCCTCGGCCGCCAGCGCCCGCACGGTCGCCGCCCCGATCCCGCGCGCGGCCCCCGTCACCAGCGCCACCCGGCTCACTGTCTCTCCTCGCCGCCGAGGGCGCCGCCCTCGCCCGTGGGAGCGCCGCCCGCGTTCGTGGGTCCGCCGCCGGCGGCCCTGGGAGGGCCGACCGCGGCCGTGGGCCGGCCGGCCGGGGTGCCGGCGCCGGCCGGTCGGCGGAAGCCGTCCGCAGGTGCGGAGACCGGCGCCGTGTCGGCGGCGAGCCAGCGGGTGACGAAGCCGGCGAGGTCCTCGACGGCCGCGTCCAGCAGCGCGGCGCCCTCGGCCGCGGTCGACCCGCCCGGATCGCCGAGCACCCCGTTCGGACTCACCGCCCGGACACCCCCCGCCTGCATCGCCGGCAGCAGCGTACGGACGTCCGCGGTGTTGCCGGCCACCGCGGCGGGCCGGACCCGGGCCGGGTCGAGGGCGAGCTGTACCGAGGTCTCGGTCCGCCCGGCATGGGCGTCCCCCCGCCAGCGCGGCGCCCACGCCCGGACGTCCCGGCCCTCCGACCGCAGCAGCCGGACCGCCGCGGTCACCGGCCCCGCGTTGCCGCCGTGGGCGGACACCAGCAGCATCCGCCGCACGGTGCCCGGCAGCGCCGAGCGGCCCAGCTCGACCAGCACCAGCTCGGTCGCGGCCGCGCCGATCGAGAGCGTGCCGGCGAACCCGTCGTGCTCCCCGCTCGACCCGTACGGGATCGCCGGCGCGACCAGCACGTCCGGCCGCCGGTCCGCGAGCCGTCGGGCCAGCGCGACGGCCACGTCGGTGTCCGTGGACAGCGGCAGGTGCGGTCCGTGCTGCTCGGTCGATCCGACCGGGACGACCAGCAGCACGTCCCCGGCCGCCGCAACCTCCCCCGAGGTGAGGGAGGCGAGGTCAGTCGGCACCGAGGGTGCGGACGAAGTCGGCCGGGATGACGAGGTCCTTGCGGGAG
This genomic interval from Mycobacteriales bacterium contains the following:
- the mftE gene encoding mycofactocin biosynthesis peptidyl-dipeptidase MftE — translated: MPTDLASLTSGEVAAAGDVLLVVPVGSTEQHGPHLPLSTDTDVAVALARRLADRRPDVLVAPAIPYGSSGEHDGFAGTLSIGAAATELVLVELGRSALPGTVRRMLLVSAHGGNAGPVTAAVRLLRSEGRDVRAWAPRWRGDAHAGRTETSVQLALDPARVRPAAVAGNTADVRTLLPAMQAGGVRAVSPNGVLGDPGGSTAAEGAALLDAAVEDLAGFVTRWLAADTAPVSAPADGFRRPAGAGTPAGRPTAAVGPPRAAGGGPTNAGGAPTGEGGALGGEERQ